In the genome of Bryobacteraceae bacterium, one region contains:
- a CDS encoding LptF/LptG family permease — translation MRILSRAIFREVAGAAVLGTVLFTAVLFMQKLGSGKMFETLLRGSASPAVVAYLIAMLLPAAAVFALPTGTLVGVLIGLGRMSSDGEIIAMRAAGVPGRRVIAPIVTLAALGMIAAGACSLVLMPWAVRESFRVLNKSVALQLTAELQPRVFEEQFTKSNVVLYVGDVRATASTTAEWKNVFLADVTPPEERPQTSRQYSDAPRVTVAAEALAVPDATKSTIQLSMHGVTTHEVDSDPKVYHSTTEKRQEQLLEAKPREEMAAKPYDAMDTIPLWKEAKEHVEARLELHKRLALPVACLVLAMVGIPLGVSSRRSGKSGAFVITVSLAFLYWMSLVSLMGMSRQGKMPAEVAAWTPNVVLGVIGILLLAGLERPGDRDLLSRLRALGTNVEADIRRWLASGGKGGGSGWRIALPRIPLLPGVVDTWVLSTFLFYLALLLGSFVLLAHVFIFFELLSHIISNGIAMSKVLEYHFYLTPMLIYTSAPMSILVAVLVTFGVMSKNNEVTAMKACGVSLYRLSAPVLLASLAVSGGLFAFDHSYIPEANRRQDAILAEIKGRAPQTYLNPGRKWVYGKGSRIFYYKYLDPDQRVMVGPHVYELERDPFRLVRQISAENARWEPSLKAWVFQNGWWRDMKTHSYETFQATTFHELTETPSHFLQEVKQEKQLNFVELDRYIRELKQSGVDTVKLQVQYHKKFSAPMFGLVMALLATPFAFVAGNRGAMAGVGVSFGIAIAYWVVGRVFEEVGNVNQLPAAMAAWAPIAVFTLAGLYLFARLRT, via the coding sequence ATGCGGATTCTCTCACGCGCGATCTTCCGGGAAGTGGCCGGCGCCGCGGTGCTTGGGACCGTGCTGTTCACCGCTGTGCTGTTCATGCAGAAGCTCGGCAGCGGGAAGATGTTCGAGACGCTGCTGCGCGGGTCGGCTTCGCCGGCCGTGGTGGCCTACCTGATCGCGATGCTGCTGCCGGCGGCGGCTGTGTTCGCTCTTCCGACCGGGACGCTCGTGGGCGTGCTGATCGGATTGGGGCGTATGTCGTCGGACGGGGAGATCATCGCGATGAGGGCGGCGGGCGTTCCCGGCCGGCGCGTCATCGCGCCAATCGTGACGCTGGCGGCGCTCGGCATGATCGCGGCCGGGGCGTGCTCGCTGGTGCTGATGCCCTGGGCGGTCCGCGAGAGTTTCCGGGTGTTGAACAAGAGCGTGGCGCTGCAGTTGACTGCTGAGCTCCAGCCGCGCGTTTTCGAGGAGCAGTTCACCAAGAGTAACGTTGTGCTCTATGTGGGGGATGTGCGGGCCACGGCTTCCACAACGGCGGAATGGAAGAACGTCTTCCTGGCCGACGTTACCCCGCCCGAGGAGCGTCCGCAGACAAGCCGCCAGTACAGCGACGCGCCGCGCGTTACCGTCGCGGCCGAGGCGCTGGCCGTGCCGGATGCGACCAAGAGCACCATCCAGCTATCGATGCACGGCGTGACGACGCACGAGGTGGACAGCGACCCGAAGGTCTACCACAGCACCACGGAGAAGCGCCAGGAGCAATTGCTCGAGGCCAAACCGCGCGAGGAGATGGCGGCGAAACCGTACGACGCGATGGACACGATCCCGTTGTGGAAAGAAGCGAAGGAACACGTGGAGGCGCGGCTGGAGCTGCACAAGCGGCTGGCGCTGCCGGTGGCTTGCCTGGTGCTGGCGATGGTCGGCATCCCGCTGGGTGTCTCGTCGCGGCGGTCGGGAAAGTCGGGCGCGTTCGTGATCACGGTGAGCCTGGCGTTCCTCTATTGGATGAGCCTGGTGAGCCTGATGGGAATGTCGCGGCAGGGGAAGATGCCGGCGGAGGTGGCGGCGTGGACGCCGAACGTCGTTCTGGGCGTGATCGGAATCCTGCTGCTGGCGGGACTGGAACGGCCGGGCGACCGGGATCTGCTTTCCCGCCTGCGCGCCCTCGGGACGAACGTGGAGGCCGATATCCGGCGGTGGCTCGCGAGCGGCGGGAAGGGCGGTGGAAGCGGCTGGCGGATCGCGCTGCCGCGTATCCCGCTGCTGCCGGGCGTGGTGGATACGTGGGTGCTATCGACGTTCCTCTTCTATCTGGCGCTGTTGCTCGGTAGCTTCGTCCTGCTGGCGCACGTGTTCATCTTCTTCGAGTTGCTGAGCCACATCATCAGCAACGGCATCGCCATGAGTAAAGTGCTCGAGTATCACTTCTACCTTACGCCGATGCTGATTTACACGTCGGCTCCGATGAGTATCCTGGTCGCGGTGCTGGTAACGTTCGGCGTCATGTCGAAGAACAACGAAGTGACGGCGATGAAGGCGTGCGGCGTGAGTTTGTACCGGCTGTCGGCGCCGGTGCTGCTGGCGAGCCTGGCGGTGAGCGGGGGACTGTTCGCGTTCGACCACTCCTATATTCCGGAGGCGAACCGGCGGCAGGACGCGATTCTGGCGGAGATCAAGGGGCGCGCGCCGCAGACCTATCTGAACCCGGGGCGGAAATGGGTTTACGGGAAGGGTTCGCGGATCTTCTACTACAAGTATCTGGACCCGGACCAACGCGTGATGGTTGGCCCGCACGTGTACGAGCTCGAACGGGATCCATTCCGGCTGGTGCGGCAGATTTCCGCCGAGAACGCGCGATGGGAACCTTCGCTGAAAGCGTGGGTGTTCCAGAACGGATGGTGGCGCGACATGAAGACCCACTCCTACGAAACGTTCCAGGCCACCACCTTTCATGAACTCACCGAGACCCCGAGCCACTTTCTGCAGGAAGTGAAGCAGGAGAAGCAGTTGAATTTCGTGGAGCTCGATCGGTACATCCGCGAGTTGAAGCAGTCCGGCGTGGATACGGTGAAGCTGCAGGTGCAGTATCACAAGAAGTTCTCGGCGCCGATGTTCGGGCTGGTGATGGCGCTGCTGGCGACGCCGTTCGCGTTTGTGGCCGGCAATCGAGGGGCGATGGCGGGCGTGGGTGTCAGCTTCGGAATCGCGATCGCTTACTGGGTGGTGGGGCGTGTTTTCGAGGAAGTGGGCAACGTGAACCAGTTGCCGGCGGCCATGGCGGCGTGGGCGCCGATCGCCGTATTCACGCTCGCCGGGCTGTACCTGTTCGCGAGGCTGCGGACTTGA